The genome window CTTATTTGTGATCTCAGGGTCTTGAGCTAGCTCTAGAGCCCTTTCAGAAGCACACAAGATTTCAATCAACCTTGCCCAGTGAAAAGCTAAAGTAGAATGTATAGGTTTTCCACCTAAGGTCTCATACATCCGCTCAAACTCCTGTTGTGCCAAAGGTGTCGCCATCCCCTCAGAAGCGTTGAGACGGCCAAGCGGACCTACACGGTAGATACCGCTGTTAGCACCGTCTACAAAACCTTTCCAACCAATCTTCTTGAGGTATGGAAACTTAACATAAGTCCACGGTTCCACATGCTCCTCGATAACATCTAGATATTCGTTTGGCACAAATTTGACAAATTCTTTTCCTTCAGGGTCCACGACGCGAACTTTTCCATCATAGAAGTTCACCTTATTGTCATTGTCAACCAGCCCCATGTAATACGTTCTCATAGTGTAAATATCGCTCTTAATCATATTCACATAATCTTCATTCTTCAAGACAACATCATTAAACAAGTTGAGACTAAACTTTGCAAACTCCACACAAGACTTCGCCATTTCCTCAATCTCTTGTCTACCCTCCTCACTTAACGCCTTTGAAATACCGCCGGGAATCGCACAAACAGGGTGTGTAGCTTTACCACCTAAAATCGCAGTTAGCCTTTGTCCATACGCCCTATGCTTGATGACATCCTTGCCCACATCCAAACCAGCCTTATTAATTACGCCTAAAATGTTCCTTTCTGCAGCAGGCGCATCTGGTCCTACGATGAAGTCTGGTCCGCCTAGGAAGTAGAAGTGCAATATGTGGTCGTAGATGATGTAGCCACAATACATGAGCTCTCTCAATTTCTTAGCTGTTTCTGTAGGTTCCACGTTGAACGCAGCGTCAATTGCTTTTGCGGCTGCCAGGTGGTGGGCTACTGGGCAGACACCGCAAATCCTCGTAGTTATTATTGCCATGTCTTCAGCTTTTCTTCCCTCGCAGAACTTCTCGAATCCCCTCAACTCAGGTATTATCATATAGGCATTCGCAACGTTCCCTGCATCGTCTAAGAATATGTCAATTTTTCCGTGGCCTTCCAGCCGCGTTATAGGATCGATGGATATTTTCTTCATTTTTTCATCACCTTCCTTTTAATAATTGAATGGGGCAACGAATACTTGTAAAAAGTGCCAACCGGATCCTTGATTTGGTTTATCAGTTTCTCCGAGTCATATCCTTCTTCTTTCTCTTCGTCGATACCGAGAATCGACGCTAAAGCGCTTAACATAGCTGCTCCTTGCTCTGGCACGTTGGGACAAGGGCCGCCACACCCAGTGCATGGATAATCAACATCTAGACATTGAGCACCACACCCTCCTCGTGTAGCTGGTCCCATGCAGATAATTCCTTGTTCAAGAAGGCATATTTCAGGGTCTGGCGT of Candidatus Bathyarchaeota archaeon contains these proteins:
- a CDS encoding Ni/Fe hydrogenase subunit alpha, translated to MKKISIDPITRLEGHGKIDIFLDDAGNVANAYMIIPELRGFEKFCEGRKAEDMAIITTRICGVCPVAHHLAAAKAIDAAFNVEPTETAKKLRELMYCGYIIYDHILHFYFLGGPDFIVGPDAPAAERNILGVINKAGLDVGKDVIKHRAYGQRLTAILGGKATHPVCAIPGGISKALSEEGRQEIEEMAKSCVEFAKFSLNLFNDVVLKNEDYVNMIKSDIYTMRTYYMGLVDNDNKVNFYDGKVRVVDPEGKEFVKFVPNEYLDVIEEHVEPWTYVKFPYLKKIGWKGFVDGANSGIYRVGPLGRLNASEGMATPLAQQEFERMYETLGGKPIHSTLAFHWARLIEILCASERALELAQDPEITNKDIRNPVGAPGEGVGIVEAARGTLIHHYVLDEDALVKKVNLIVATTNNSAAINMSVRDAAKGLIKNNVVNEGLLNRVEMAFRAYDPCMACATHFAVGQMPLQVRIYDSERNLVKTLTRQ
- a CDS encoding oxidoreductase encodes the protein DYYVPGCPPPVDLIVKALDAIMTSKLPPKGSVLAPLKSVCDECPRKKDQKKISKIYRIYEKTPDPEICLLEQGIICMGPATRGGCGAQCLDVDYPCTGCGGPCPNVPEQGAAMLSALASILGIDEEKEEGYDSEKLINQIKDPVGTFYKYSLPHSIIKRKVMKK